A genomic region of Ovis aries strain OAR_USU_Benz2616 breed Rambouillet chromosome 20, ARS-UI_Ramb_v3.0, whole genome shotgun sequence contains the following coding sequences:
- the NHLRC1 gene encoding E3 ubiquitin-protein ligase NHLRC1: MGAEAAGSGPALRELLREAETSLLECKVCFERFGHRQQRRPRNLSCGHVVCLACVAALAHPRTLALECPFCRRACRGCDTSDCLPVLHFLELLGSALRPGPAAPRAAPAAAGVLTCQHAFGGWGTLVNPTGLALCPKTGRVVVVHDGKRRVKVFDSGGGCAHQFGEKGDAAQDLRYPVDVTVTSDCHVVVTDAGDRSLKVFDFFGQIKLVLGGHFCLPWGVETTPQNGVLVTDAEAGSLHLLEVDFPEGVLRRTERLQAHLRRPRGVAVSWLTGAIAVVEHPLGPGTCSSTTVKVFSASMQLIGQVDSFGLSLFFPSKITASAVAFDHQGNVVVADTSSPAVLCLGKPEEFPVLKPIVTHGLSHPVALTFTKESSLLVLDSAAHSVKVYKVDWG; this comes from the coding sequence ATGGGGGCCGAGGCCGCTGGGAGCGGGCCGGCGCTGCGGGAGCTGCTGCGCGAGGCGGAGACCAGCCTGCTTGAGTGCAAGGTGTGCTTCGAGCGGTTCGGCCACCGCCAGCAGCGGCGCCCACGCAACCTGTCCTGCGGCCACGTGGTCTGCCTGGCCTGCGTGGCCGCCCTGGCGCACCCGCGGACGCTGGCCCTCGAGTGCCCCTTCTGCCGGCGGGCCTGCCGGGGCTGCGACACCAGCGACTGCCTGCCGGTGCTCCACTTCCTGGAGCTCCTGGGCTCCGCGCTGCGGCCGGGCCCGGCCGCCCCGCGCGCCGCGCCCGCCGCCGCGGGGGTCCTCACCTGCCAGCACGCCTTCGGCGGCTGGGGGACCCTGGTCAACCCCACCGGGCTGGCTCTGTGTCCCAAGACGGGGCGGGTCGTGGTGGTGCACGACGGTAAGAGGCGAGTCAAGGTCTTCGACTCCGGGGGAGGCTGCGCGCATCAGTTTGGAGAGAAGGGGGACGCCGCCCAGGACCTTCGGTACCCGGTTGACGTCACGGTCACCAGCGACTGCCACGTGGTCGTCACCGACGCCGGCGACCGCTCCCTCAAAGTATTTGACTTTTTCGGCCAGATCAAACTCGTCTTGGGAGGCCACTTCTGCTTGCCGTGGGGTGTGGAGACCACCCCGCAGAATGGGGTCTTGGTCACGGACGCGGAGGCGGGGTCCCTGCACCTCCTGGAAGTCGACTTTCCCGAAGGGGTCCTCCGGAGGACCGAAAGGTTGCAGGCTCACCTGCGTCGCCCGCGGGGGGTGGCGGTGTCCTGGCTCACCGGGGCCATCGCGGTCGTCGAGCACCCGCTGGGGCCCGGCACCTGCAGCAGCACTACCGTGAAGGTGTTCAGCGCGAGCATGCAGCTCATCGGCCAGGTGGACTCCTTTGGGCTAAGCCTCTTTTTCCCTTCCAAGATCACCGCCTCCGCCGTGGCCTTCGATCATCAGGGCAACGTGGTGGTTGCCGATACTTCCAGTCCGGCTGTCCTCTGTCTAGGCAAACCCGAGGAGTTTCCAGTGCTGAAGCCCATCGTCACCCACGGTCTTTCGCATCCCGTGGCGCTGACCTTCACTAAGGAGAGTTCTCTTCTTGTGCTGGACAGCGCGGCCCATTCTGTAAAAGTCTACAAGGTTGACTGGGGGTGA